Part of the Nitrospirota bacterium genome is shown below.
AAATTCTCTAAATGCGAAACGGTCAGCGGGCCCTTCAGAATCTCTCATCTCCTGAAGACCTTCCATGCTCTGCTTTCCGATTTCAAGAATGCAGGGGGTGTAAATCTGCACGTAAGTCGGACCGATGGTTCTCGCGATTAAAATCGCGTTTTTTAGAACCCTTTCGACCAGATTCGGCTTGCTGACGGTTAAAATGGCGACATAGGCACAGCCCGATTCCCGCGCAATTTCCGGCATACGGACTTTGTTGAATTTTTTCCCCTGAGGCGCCATTTTCATGACAAACCCTTTCTGGGTCAACCCGCTTTCCTGCCCGCCGGTATTTGCATAAAGTTCATTGTCAAAACAGATGGTTGTGAATTTCTCCTGGCGGAACCACGATTGAAGGGTCATGTCCAAACCGATATCGACCGTCGCACCATCGCCCGCGAGAACAACCACATCTTTTTCTTTTTCAGGAAATCTGACTTTAAGCGCCCTTTTTAAACCTGAGGCAACCGCGTTTTGATTTCCGAAGAGAGAATGAATATTATGAACCGCGACATGGGGAAATACGAGACTGGTACACCCTGTCGACCCGACCATTACGGTATCTTCAGGATTCGGGAGCGAGGCCAAAACATACCGAAAGGCAATTGACTCCGGGCAGCCCGCACAGAGGGAATGTTCCTCAATCAGTTCTTTTGCACTGCCGATATCTTTCCATCCGCGGTTTTCTTTTCCATAGGTTGCGTCGGCAACAAGCTCTCTATATTCAACCGGCATAATATCTTCTAAATCTTTCGAAATCTTGATTTTATCTTTACCCATGGACAAGCTCCTTTTTCCTAAGATGGATTTGCTTTTTAATCTCTTCAACGATCACTTCAGGGGGCAGGGTCATTCCACCGGCAACGTGAGGGCCGGCAATCACGCGATCGTTCCGGTCAATCACCGATTTAATTTCTCTCGCCATCCAGCCGGCCACGTTAAACTCGGGCACAAAAATGAGTTTGGCATTCTTTGTCGCCCGACGGATTTCCTCGGTGGGGAACGGACGAATGGTTTTAATTTTAACCAGTCCGACTTTAATTCCCTCTTCGTTCAATAAACGAATCGCTTCCCGTCCTTGAGCAACCGCCGTTCCTGAAGAAACAATCAGAATGTCGGCATCGGTGTTTTCTTCTTCAATCAAGCTTCCTCCCAGGTAACGGAGCGAATATTTTCTCGACCGTTCAATGGCAGCCTTAATTTCCTGCTGCCAGCTTGCGTGGGTCGCGTAGCTGATATAATTGCTCTTCATCACGAAGGGGTCTCTCATCATCCGGACAGGCGGAGTCTCCATATCCATACAGGGAACGGGAGAACGATAAGGGTCATAATGGGGAATACAGATGTCGGCGCCGGTTAAGGAAACCATCTCTTTGGTATGGCTGACAAAGAAACCATCGATACAAACCGCAATGGGAAGATGAACATCCGGCTGTTCAGCCACAATAAATCCTTTCAGGAGCATATCAAACAATTCCTGGGCGGTCTCAGCGTGC
Proteins encoded:
- a CDS encoding ferredoxin oxidoreductase, whose translation is MGKDKIKISKDLEDIMPVEYRELVADATYGKENRGWKDIGSAKELIEEHSLCAGCPESIAFRYVLASLPNPEDTVMVGSTGCTSLVFPHVAVHNIHSLFGNQNAVASGLKRALKVRFPEKEKDVVVLAGDGATVDIGLDMTLQSWFRQEKFTTICFDNELYANTGGQESGLTQKGFVMKMAPQGKKFNKVRMPEIARESGCAYVAILTVSKPNLVERVLKNAILIARTIGPTYVQIYTPCILEIGKQSMEGLQEMRDSEGPADRFAFREFITDEAKAFLAELDAKKKLAAAAAKIGTAVPAGVK
- a CDS encoding ferredoxin oxidoreductase, with product MGGNNLIGTLNKKGQKFVQPEYMFFEAPRQEFFLTGSEVVKEAIRRASVDISVAYPITPQSEASALIGELWTEGYVGDYFRGENEFAVMGECAGAAFGGARVFTTTSGPGTLRAFENFPMWAGSRLPIMINVMVRGVNSPLNIQPDTLEMAFLLDTGMLIWHAETAQELFDMLLKGFIVAEQPDVHLPIAVCIDGFFVSHTKEMVSLTGADICIPHYDPYRSPVPCMDMETPPVRMMRDPFVMKSNYISYATHASWQQEIKAAIERSRKYSLRYLGGSLIEEENTDADILIVSSGTAVAQGREAIRLLNEEGIKVGLVKIKTIRPFPTEEIRRATKNAKLIFVPEFNVAGWMAREIKSVIDRNDRVIAGPHVAGGMTLPPEVIVEEIKKQIHLRKKELVHG